The Acidimicrobiales bacterium region GCCATCTTCTCGGGCGTCATGGCGTCGGCCGCGATGATGAGGTCGCCCTCGTTCTCACGGTCCTCGTCGTCGACGACGACCAGGAACTCGCCACGTGCATAAGCCTCGATGGCGTCTTCGATGCTGGACAGCGGCATCAGTCGCCTCCATTCTCTTCGGGGGTCGAAATATCTTCAGGTACGGGAATGCGCCCGGCGGCCAGCAGGCCGGCCACGTAGCGGGCAATGACGTCGGCCTCGACGTTGCACCGGTCACCGGGCGACCGGCCACCGAACGTCGTGACCTCCAGGGTGTGCGGGATGAGCGCCACGTCAAAGGTGGCCCCCTCGACAGACGGATTCCCGACCGATGCCACGGTGAGGCTGGTGCCGTCGAGCGTCACCGAACCTTTCTCCACGATCTGGCCGGCCAGTTCGCCGGGCAGACGGAAAGTCAGCCGGCGTGAACCGTCGGACTGGTCGGCCACAGCTACCACGTCGGTGACCGTGTCGACGTGGCCCTGGACCACGTGGCCACCGAACCGTCCGTCAGCAGCCAGCGGGCGCTCCAGGTTGACCCTGTCACCGGTCGACAGGTCGCCGACCGTGGTGCGGTCCAAC contains the following coding sequences:
- a CDS encoding riboflavin synthase — its product is MFTGIIEELGTLRSVDAVGDGRRLVVDAATVLDDVTLGASIAVNGCCLTVVEWGDDWFAVDAVPETLDRTTVGDLSTGDRVNLERPLAADGRFGGHVVQGHVDTVTDVVAVADQSDGSRRLTFRLPGELAGQIVEKGSVTLDGTSLTVASVGNPSVEGATFDVALIPHTLEVTTFGGRSPGDRCNVEADVIARYVAGLLAAGRIPVPEDISTPEENGGD